One Corynebacterium aurimucosum genomic window, TTTTTGCCCATGGCGAAGGTGATGGGGCCGCGGCCGTCACCATCAGTCGAGGAGGCATCGGAGCCAGTGCTTGACGACGATCCCTCGTCGCTCGAGGAGCAACCCGCCAAGGTCAGTGCGAGTGCAGCGGTGGTGACGACAACGCCGCGGCGGACAGAACGCAGCGAGCTGGGGAGGAAGGGCTTCTTCATTGAATATTCACCTTTCGGAAAACTTCTGATGACTACAAAATAGGGGATCATCCCCACACTGCACGTGGTTTTGGCTTTTAATTCACTTCAAACGGGGGTGAAATCACCCCTGTCCGTGGTGTTTCTTAAGCCTCAATACGCTGGCCGGTCTCCGGATCGAAGCGGTGAGCCTCGCGGGGGTTAAAGGTCAGCACGACGTTCTCACCACGCTGCGGAACGTTGTCGCTCGCGCGGGCGACGAAGCGCTGCTCGCCCACCATGACGTAGACGAAGGACTCAGAGCCCAGCTCTTCCACGAACTCCACCGTGCCTTGGAAGCCAATCGGCCCCTTATTGATGAACATTTTTTCCGGGCGAACGCCGACGCGTCCGCCGTTGTAGTCGAAGATGTTCATCGCGGGGGAACCGATGAAACCGGCGACGAATTCGTTAGCGGGAGCGTCGTAGAGCTCGCGCGGTGGCGCGACTTGCTGCAGAACACCGTCCTTGAGCACGGCCACGCGGTCACCCATGGTCATGGCCTCCACCTGGTCGTGGGTGACGTAGACAGTGGTGGTGCCGAGACGCTGTTGGAGGCTGGCCAGCTCCGCGCGGGTTTGCACGCGCAGCTTAGCGTCGAGGTTAGACAGGGGCTCATCCATGAGGAAGGCCTTCGGCTCGCGCACGATGGCGCGGCCCATGGCCACGCGCTGACGCTGACCACCGGAGAGGTCTTTGGGCTTGCGCTGCAGGTACTCCGTCAGCCCAAGGGTCTTCGCTGCTTCTTCTACTTTGGCTTTGATTTCAGCCTTGGGCATCTTGGCCAGCTTGAGGGCGAAGCCCATGTTCTGGGCAACGGTGAGGTGCGGGTAGAGCGCGTAGTTCTGGAAGACCATGGCGATATCGCGATCGCCTGGCTCAAGGCCCGTGACGTCTTTGCCGTCAATAAGGATGCGGCCGCTGGAGACCGGCTCCAGCCCCGCGAGGGCGCGCAGGGTGGTGGACTTACCGCAGCCGGACGGGCCGACGAGGACTAGAAACTCGCCGTCCGCAATCTCGAGATTGAGGTCTTTGACCGTGGGGTTCTCGGCACGGGGATAGGTGATGCCGACGTTCTCAAAAGTGACCTTTGCCATGGATTCACACTAGCACCTGGCGGTGCGTGCATTAGGCTGGAATTTGTTATGAAGAAGTTCGCTCCACTCCTCGCACTGCTCTTGGTCGGTTGCTCCAGTACGGAATCCGCCGAGTCCTTTGCGCCACTGACAACCGTTTCTACTGGGACTGCTGATGCGTCTTCAGCGCCTTCGGAGACTACGACGGAGTCATTGACCTCCACTACCAAATCTTCTTCGGAAGAGCCTTCCCCGACGATGCCCTCGAAGGAGTCCGCGACATCGCCGACGACTTCGGCTGCAGAGACGCAGCGCGATACCGTGTTCCGCGCTATTTTTGCCGATACTGTCGACGCATCTGACGTCCGCTCACAGTTGGTGGACAATGGCCACGTGAATCGCTCCACCATGCGTGCCAGCATGAAGGGGATGGGCCTGGATGTCTCGGATTCGGAATTGCAAGAGTACGGCGAGTGGGTTTGTGAATGGGTTACCCCAGCAACTCGCTATGTGCTGGTGACTGAAGGGAAGCCGGACAGCCTTGGGGCACAAGACCGCGCTGATTACGACAAGTTGATCGGGGATACTGTTTCTTTCCTGGCAGATACGCGGCAGATCACCGTCACGCCTGAGCAGGTCACCCATGCGTTGCCGCAGGCGGTGCTGACTACCTGTCTTGACGATGCTACTGCCCGCACAATTCTGGCCAATCCGGATTACTTTTAGTTACTTCGAGGCGGCAGTGATCCGGCGGGTAACCTAGGGTGCATGACTGCACTTGATATGGACCGAATCCGCGAGGCGCTGAGCGAAGACTTCGCTGTTATCGATTACACCGAGTCCACTGGCTCCACCAATACCGATCTCATGCAGGCCGGCAAGGTGGCTGATGGCACCGTTTTGCTGGCTAATGAGCAGGTTGCCGGTAAGGGCCGATTGGGCCGTCAGTGGGTGAGCCCGGCTGGTTCGCAGCTCATCTTTTCCGTTCTCATCCTTCCGGATTCGTTGGATCACCTCGGTACTTTGCCGCTAGCTGCCGGCTTGGCCGTGACTGATTCCGTAGAGGGTGCGGTACTCAAGTGGCCGAATGACGTGCACATCGATGGTAAGAAGCTGTGCGGTATCCTCGCCGAGGCTGGTCCAGTGGGCGAGGCCTTCAAATCTGCTCCGAAGACGGAAGTTTCCAAGGCTGAAATCAACAAGGCAGAGATCAACAAGGCAGAGATCAACAAGGCAGAGATCAACAAGGCAGAGATCAATAAGGCAGAGATCAACAAAGCCGAGGTCAGTAAAGCTGAAATCGCCCCCAAGACCCAGTCTGCGAACCCGCCTTCAGCCCGCGTGGTCGTGGGCATGGGCATCAACGTCACCCTGACCCGCGAGGAACTGCCCATCGAGGCCGCGACATCGCTCGCGCTCGAAGGCCTTGAGACCGACCGCACGCAGCTGGCCATCACCGTGCTGAAGAACCTGCGTCGCCGCATTACCCAGTGGGAGCAGCAGGACCCACAGCTTTTGGCTGATTACCGTAAGGTGTGTTCTTCCATCGGGCAGGAAGTCCGCCTCGAAGCCCCGGCCGGCGACGTCATCGGCACCGTCGAGGGCGTGGCCGATGATGGCCGCATCAACGTTGGCGGCGAGTATTACTCCGCGGGTGATGTCATCCACCTGCGCCCGGCTGATAATTAGTCGCCCGCGCTGCGTGGCGTCTAAGCGTCGACCGGCGAGGCCCCATAGAAGACGCCGTGCTCGACACATGGCGCTATTCAAAAGGCGTCTGTCAGAAGGCATCAGTCAAAAGGCGTCTTTGGGGGCAAAGACACCTTTTGGACGCCTCCACATGGCGTTTTCAGGGGCAAAGACGCCTTTTGACTGACGCCTTTTAGGAAATGCCATGTGCGAAGCCTTGGCTGGGCCTGCAAGGCCTAGGACGTGACGTCCTCTTGCCTGGACGGCGGGAGCAGGCAGGTACCATGAGCCCCATGAACCTCATGCAGATGGGCCGCGGCGAGGTTGTGCGCGCGGATATGACCGCCCCCTTTCGGACGCTGCTCTTTCCTTTTTTAGAGCTCATCGTGATTACCGGGGTGTGCTGGATTGCCATCGGCTGGTGTGACTATAACGGCATGGACCTGGCGCTTCGCAATGGCTTAGTAGCTTTATGGGCCCTGCTTGCTGCCTGGCGCTTCATCGGTCCCTTGGTGAAAGCCCGCCGTAAGCGCTTCATCGTGACCAACCTGCGCGTCATCGCTCGCGAAGGCAAACGCGTTGATTCGATCCCGCTCACGGATATCCGTGGTGCGCGCCGCCGTCGCGGCGGGATTTCGCTGGCACTCCACGGATACGAGAAGCCGATGTATTTCCCATCCATCCCCAAAGCCAAGCGCGTCGAGGATATCCTCAACGAGCAACCGGTCTGGGGTTAGTCCTTAATCTCCGTCGTGTGTAGCTGCTGGTCCAAGTCATCAGGGGCCAGGTTGGCGGAGCGGAACTCGTGGGTCAGCGGCAAGCGCAGATCTAGGTCCGTGCCAGGGCAGAGCTCAATGGTGGCCTCATCCACCGTGTAGTCCAGCACGTGTCCGCCGGAGGTCCGCGCAGCGTCAATAAAGTGCACGTGGCAGCCCGGCACCGAAATGCCTTTTTCAAAGACCGGTGTGCGGAAACCACCGATGATGCCTTCGACGTTTTCAAAGCGCAGTTCCTTATCGCCGCCCACGGCCTGCGCCATCGGCGGATAAGGCTTGCTCTGCTTGACCACCGTGCGGGTAACCACGTTGCTGAAGCGTCCGGTGATTCGCACCGCGTACATGTAGTTGGCGGAAGGCTCGACTTCATCGATGAAGGCCGAAAGCTCCTCGCGCTTCAATCCCTTGGGCGCGGCCACCTTAATACGGGGGACGAAGTTCGTGGCCACCGCGAAGGGGGTTCCCTGGTCCAAGTCCGCTACCGTCGCGGTGCCATCGCCGCGTAGCTGGTAGCACACGCCGTCGAGGATAATCATCTCCCCATCCAGCGCATCGAAGGTGCCGATGCCAAAATTGCCTTTGCCCAAGAGCTCGCCGATGGTCATTTCGCCGTCGTAAATGCCATCCAACAGCGCGGTCATGAGGGAGTTCTGAAAGATGGTATGCCGGACGATCATGGCCCCAAGGCTAGTATTGAAAGGGTGAGTGAACAACACAAACCCCTCGTTACTGTTTATGGAGACGGCCAGCTTGCACGCATGATGCAGCCGGCCGCCGCAGAGCTCGACATCAGCTTGCGCGTGCTGGCCTCCGCGCCAGACAAGTCCGCCGCACAGGTGATCCCGGATGTGGTGCTCGGTGACTACCACGATCTCGACGTGCTCACCGCCGCCGCGGAAGGCGCGGATGCAATTACCTTTGAGCACGAGCACGTCCCGACGGAGCACGTCGAGCGTCTTATCGCCGACGGCCTCAACGTCCAGCCCCAGCCTTCCGCTCTCCTCTACGCGCAGGACAAACTGTTCATGCGCGAGAAGCTGGCCGAGCTGGGCGCCCCAGTGCCGCGCTTTGCCGCTATTGAATCGGTGGAGGATGCGCGGGATTTCGCCGCGCTTGTCGACGGTCACGTGTGCCTCAAAGCCCGCCGCGGCGGCTACGACGGTCATGGCGTGTGGTTCCCGTCAGCGGAGGAGCTGGAGCCGCTGGTAGAAGAGCTTCTCGCCGCTGGTACTCCGCTTATGGCTGAGGAAAAAGTTTCCCTTACTCGCGAGCTGTCCGTGCTCGTCGCCCGCCGCCCCTCCGGCGAGGTCAAAGCCTGGCCGGTCACCGAGTCGGTGCAGCGAGACGGCATCTGCGCCGGGGCTTTTGCCCCAGCCCCGAACTTGTCGGCAGCGCTCGCGGAGCGCGCCATGCAGGTGGGCATCAAGGTAGCCACCGAGCTGGGCGTTACGGGTGTGCTGGCAGTGGAGCTTTTCGCTTTTGCCACGAAGCAAGACGCCGGCTGCATCATCGCGTCCGCTTCAGGCGCGCCGGGAGCGGTTGTGGAAGAAGATATTGCGGTCAACGAGCTGGCCATGCGCCCGCACAACACCGGCCACTGGACGCAGGATGGCTGCGTGACCTCGCAGTTCGAGCAGCACCTGCGCGCCGTGCTGGACCTGCCGCTGGGCTCCACCGCGCCATTGGCGCCCGTAACGGTCATGGCCAATGTGCTGGGGGCTGAGGAGGATCCGCAGATGCCCATGCCGCAGCGCGTCCGTGAAGTCATGGAGCGCTACCCGCAGGCGAAGATCCACCTCTACGGTAAGGACCACCAGCCGGGTCGCAAGATCGGCCACGTCAACGTCGTTGGTGAGGACGTGGAGGAAACGCGCCGCATCGCCCACGATGCCGCCCACTTCCTCGTCCACGCGCAGTGGGCGTAAGCCCACTGCGCACTCTTAAGCCCACAGCGCACTCTTCAGACCACTGCGCACTCTTAAGCCCGCAGCGAGCTTAAACGCTAGTAAAGAAGGAGATTTTTCATGGAACCACTCGTCGGACTGATCATGGGATCCGATTCCGATTGGCCCACCGTCAAGCCCGCAGCCGAAGTGCTCGCCGAGTTCGGCGTGCCCTTTGAGGTGGGCGTCGTCAGTGCGCACCGCACCCCAGAAAAGATGCTGGCTTATGCCAAGTCTGCCCACGAGCGCGGGCTCAAGGCCATCATCGCCTGTGCCGGTGGTGCGGCCCACCTGCCAGGCATGGTTGCCGCGGCCACGCCGCTGCCGGTCATCGGCATCCCGCGCGCGTTGAAGGATCTCGATGGTCTCGATTCACTGCTGTCCATCGTGCAGATGCCGGGTGGGGTGCCGGTGGCAACCGTATCCATCGGCGGTGCGAAGAATGCGGGCCTGCTTGCCGTGCGCATCCTCTCCGCGGGCGACCCAGCACTGGTGGAGAAGATGGCAGCCTACCAAGAGAACATGGCCGCCGAAGTAGAAAAGAAGGATGAGAACCTGCGTTCCCAGCTCCTCGGCGAATAAGACGCGGCTTTAACCGGGCAACTCGCTTGTCAGATCCGGGTAGGAGGCCTGGGCGCCGGAGCCCGTGACGGTAAAGGCCCCGACCCGCGCGGCGAAGCGCGCGGCATCCACCAGCGAATCGCCGTCCAACAAGCGGGCACACAGCGCGCCGGCGAAGGCATCGCCCGCGCCGGTCGTATCGACGGCGGTGACGCGTGGGGAGGGAACGTCGATAAGCTCGGCCCCCTCGGCCACAAGCGCCCCGCGCGCGCCCAGCGTGAGAACCACCGAGGCAAAGCCGGCCTCCCTTAAGCGCTGCGCTAGCTCCGCTGGCGCGCCCTGGCCGCTCAACCCCAGCTGCTCGAGGATGAGCCCGGCCTCGTGCTCATTGGCCAGCAGCGGGTCGGCGCGCAGGAGCGCTTCCTTTTCCACCTCGATGACCGGTGCGAGGTTGACCACGACCCGACCTTTGGCCAGCTCGATTGCCTTGGCAAAGCCCGCTGGCGGTATCTCACCTTGGAGCAAAATGAGCTCCGATGCGGTGATGGGGGAGGAGTGCGTGGTGACGAATGAATCGCTGACAAGCGCATTAGCACCCGGCACCACGATGATGGTGTTTTCACCCTGCTTATCTACGGTGATGACGGCTAAACCTGTTACCTCTTCGCTGGCCTCGACGTGCGTGAGGTCCACGCCGCTGGCCTGCAAGTAGTGCATCGCAGGCGCGGCATAAGCATCGCTGCCCACCGCGCCGACGAAGCTCACCTGCGCACCCAGCTGGGCAGCCGCGACCGCCTGGTTTGCTCCTTTGCCACCCGCGGTGATGGTTCCGCCGTGCCCCAAGAGGGTTTCGCCGGGCTGGGGGTGTCGCGCGGTGTGGACCACGAGGTCAGCGTTGATGGAACCGACTACGCACATGCTCATGCTGACCAGTATGCACGCTAAGCTAGCGGGCATGCAGTTTCCGCTTCTGGTGTTGGGCGCGCGCGTCGAGGGCGGCGAGCCTGGTCCGCTGCTACGTAGCCGGTTGGACCGAGCGGTGGTGTTGGCTCGCCTGTTGCCGGAGGAGCCAATCATCGTGACCGGCTTCGGGGAGGCGGAGCCGATGGCGCGCTACCTCATCGAGCGGGGCGTTAATCCGGAGCGGATTCTCCTCGAACCACTCGCTACCAGCACCAACGAGAACCTCGAGCGCGCCCATGCGCTGTGCCCGGAATACACCTATTTCCGCGTTGTGACCAATGACTTCCACGTGCTGCGCACCCGCATGTGGGCCGGGCACCTAGGGATTCGCGTTCACATGCACGGCGTGCGGACCCCGCGGAAAGACCGCTGGTGGAACTACCTGCGCGAGGTGGTGGCGACGCCGCATTCGCTGCTGCGCATTGTGTGGCGGCGGGTGGTGGCTAGGCGCCGAAGAACATGAGCACGATGGCAATCATCCAAATGACAAACCAGTGGCGCTTTTGCGGAGTGGTCGGGTTGGCCTTCTGCTGCAGCGACTTGAGGAAGTACCACGTTCCAGGCAAGGCGAAGCCGATGCCCATGGCTACATCGCCATCAGTAATTCCGGTGAAGCCTACGAGGACCGAAAACAGACTCAAAAGCCCTTTGAACAGGGAGAAGCTGTGGATCGTGCCGCCCGGTGCGTGCTGTTCAAGGGAATAGTCCTGCATCGGCGCCGGTGCGTAGGCGCGCTCAGGCTCAGTGAAAGGTTCAGCAGAAGGCTCCGCGGCCGGATCCGCGAAACGCTCTGCAGAAGGATTCGCAGAAGGCGCCGCGTAGGATTCGCGCGCGGGCTCCGCGAAGGGATTAGCCCCGCGGCCGTTGATTGGCTTGGCCGGCTCCTCGAAAGGGTTGGAGTCAAAGGGATTGCTCATGCGATTCACACTAGGCCACTAGTACACCGAACCCCGAATTAGAGCTTGGCCAGCGTCTTCCGGATGCCTTCTTTCAGCGTTGCCCGTGATTGCTTCATCGGATGCGCAATCGCCCGCAGGCCCATGTATGCAATTTGGTCCGCTGCGCGGTTCAACGGGTCACCCGCATGCCCCATCACCCGACGGATGGTCACCGCGCAGACTCCCTCCACGTCATTCCACGCTTGCTGGAAGCGCGAGCGCGAGCCGGAAGACAGCCCCCGCCACACCCCGCGCGAGCGCATCGCCTTCGAGCCCTTCTGCCGAATCTGTTCCACCGCTTCTAATGCAGCGACGGAGTCTGACTCGATGATCGCCTTGGTTGCCCCGACTTTGAGCAGGTATTTCAACGCCAGGGTGAGGGATTCGAGCTCAAGCTCATCGGTGCTGGCCGTCGTCTTGCGCGTGCGCAACCGGTAGTCACCATTGCTGGCCACGAAGCACATGGAGCCCTTAAACACCGTGTCCGAGGAGGCATCCGTGGCGATGCGCACGGTGGCGTCTATGGGCCACGAGGAGGCTGTCGAGAAGTTCGGCCACCAGTGCGCCTCCGGCGTTTCCACCTTGACGACCTGCTTCTTGCGTGGGGCCTCGCCTTCTTTCTTCGCGCGGCGCGCGGTGATCCCGGCCTGCTTGCGTCGCACGGAGCTAGCGCTTTTCGACGCCCTATTCTCCTCCGCAAAACTCCCCGTCACGGTATAGCCGCGTTCCTCCAGGGCGGCGCGAAGTGCCGCTTGCCGGCGCCCAGTGACGATCCATTTGCGCCCTCGAATACTTTTCGTGGCCTTCTCCAATTCGCGGACGGCTACCTCAACGATATCGCCCTTCCGAATCTGGCCCTTGCGCACGAAGCGCGTTTTCTTGGTGTTAACGGCGATGACCCAGCCATCAATCGTGCCGTTCTCGGCGGAATCCCAGCGCTCATCCCACAGCGCAATAGCCACGTGCACGGGTGCTGAGATCATGTCCTTGGTGATCTTGCGCGTGCCGTAGGTGCGCGACTGCGTGCCCATCAGGGCGGAGAGCTCGAGTGGTTCCATAGCTCTACTAGTAAACCATTTCAGCGCTTTTCTGTAACGCTCGGCTGTCTGATGCAACATACTCAGTGAGCCCACGAACAATATGGAGTTATTTAGTGTCTGTCCTTACCTTGCCTGGTTCGCGTAAGCGGGAATTCTCCCGCCTGTTTCGCGAGCATTACCCGGCGGTGCTGGCCTATTTGCGCCGCCGCGTCCCACCGAGTCACGCGGAAGAGCTGGCGGCTGATGTGTTTGAGCGAGCGTGGGCTGGCTTCGACTCTTTACGCGGCACGCCGCTGCCGTGGCTCTACGGCATCGCCCGCAATGTGATGCGGGAGTTCTACCGCACCCGGCGGGAGACGGAGAACCTCGACGACCATGAGCTGGAATCCTATGCCGGTTATGACGCAGTCGATGCCAATCTCGACATCACTCGCGCGTTGATGCAGTTGCCGCATGCCGAGCGCGAAATCCTCACCCTCCATGCGTGGGAGGGCCTCGACCACCCCGATATCGCCGAGGTCCTCGGCATTTCCCGCAATAACGTGCGCGTTCGACTGCACCGCGCGCGTACCCACCTATCCGAACTCACAGGAGAAACCGATGCCTAACTCTCTCGACAAACTCCGCGCCGCCAATCCTGTTCCCGACACCGCGCTTGACGACGCATCCCTCGCCCGCTCCGAAGACACCCTCGCACAGATTACGAAGGGTCGGTCCACGTGGACTATCGCGGCGGCTTCCGTCGCGGTGCTTGCGCTCATCGGTGGCGCCTTCCCGTTGCTCAATAACTCGGAGCCCGTGGCCTCGGCCGCAGAGATTCTGACGCAGGCCGGCGAAGCTGCGGCCACCCAGCCCGATGCCGTGGATAAAGGCGTGACCGCGAAGGAATACATGAAGCGCGTCGATACCCTCGGCGATGCCACCGCGATCACCGAATATGCGGTGGATGCCGGCGGTGCCGTGGAGGTCTCCTCGCAGGGAGAGGTCCCGGGCTTTGATCCGCAGCCCTCCATCAACCCAGAAGACCTCGTCGTTGCGACCGATCGCGCTGGGTTGGAGAAGCTGGCGGATTCCGCCCCGAATCGCGCGCTAGGCGCGCTGGAGCTGCTGCTCCAGCCGGGCCTGAGTAGCGAGCAGCAGAAGATTGCTTATGACATGCTGGCGGATGCGGAAGGCAATGAGGTCGGCACTGTTGAGGGCGAAGGCGAGGACCAGCTGGTCACCGTGATTCGCGATTCTGACCGCGTCTCCTTCTCCGTCTTGCCTGCGACCGGCCAACTGGTGCGCGTGGTCGGCCTCGTAGGCCCGGACGTGGAAACCACCATCGATGCCACCGCGATCTTGGACTGCGTCTCCGTCACAGGCCTGGAGGGCCCGGACCGCATCTCGCTAGCGTGCGCTGACAATAATTACCTGGTCAACGAATTAGACTGGCAGCGCTGGGGGGCCGACTCCGCAGAGGCAGAGGGCGTGGCGATTGAGAACGACTGCGACCCCAATTGCGCGGAAGGCACATTCAATGAGGATCGCGTCAAGGTGGTCGTCGACAAGCGCGTGGCGTGCGGCTACCATGCCGAGGTTTACTCTCGCGTGCGCGTGCAGTACCCGGATGGGCGCGAGGAAGAGCAGCAGATTGGCTGCGCGCCCTAGGTAAGTTGGCGCAGGGCGAACTGGCCGTACATCTCTCCTAAAGCCTCGGCGGTGTAATCACCGTCGGGGCTAAACCATTGGGCCACACCGATGCCCATATCGATGAGCGCCCAGCAGGCGATTTTGAGGTTCTCCGCATGGAAGTCACCCTCGTTGACCACGGCCATCCAGCGCGCGACATAGTCGCGGCGCAGCTGCAGGACGACGGACTTGTGGGGCTCTTCGAGGTTAGTGAGCTCGTTGTTGACCACGCGGACGCGCCGAGCATGGGTGGCATGGTAGATGACATGGGCTTTCATGGTGGCGACGAGCTTGTCGCGGGGATCGCTGAGCCCGGCGAGGCAGGCGGCGTTGGCGCGGAGGAGATCCTCCATGGCGGTGATGGTGACTTCAGCGAGGAGCTCCTGTTTGGAGGAGTAGTGGTTGTACAGGCTGGAGGCGCGCATGCCGACGGCCTTGGCGATGTCCTCCATGCCGGTGGCGTGGTAGCCGCGCTGGTCAAAGAGGTCGAGTGCGGCGGCGGCGATTTGGTCGCGGCGTCTCTGGTTGGCCATGGTGGGCGTCCTCCTCAATGAGCTAATGGTGGTTAGTGTACCTGCGATGTGGGGTGTGGGGGACGGTTGGGGGCTGGTTTGTCTGGTGACTGTCCTTGCGTGGTCGTGCCGCGTTGTGCGTGGTCGTGCCGCGTTGTGTGTGGTCGTGTCACGTTATGTGTGAGGCACTTGACAGCCAATGGAGGGTCAGGTCACAATTAGGGCTAATAGCCATTCGTATTGCCTGTTTATTGGAGAACTCACCATGTCTCACAACCTCTTTGAGTCCACCACTGATTTCTTGGGTGTTTTTGACAGCCTCTCTGAGTCCGATGCTGCGGGGTGGAAGCGTGCAGCGCAGTTTCGTGAGTACTCCGCCCCGGTGATCAACCAGCACTGGCAGGCTGCGGAGTACCCACTGGACTTGGTTCAGCGCTTGGGCGACTTGGACGTGATGACGGATGGCCTGGCGGTGGAAGGCCATGAACAGATGTCCACGCTTGGTGCTGGCCTGGCACTCATGGAGGTCACGCGCGCGGATGCCTCGATGGGCACGGTGATTGCGGTGCAGGCTGGGCTGGCCATGCGCTCAATTTCGATGTTGGGTTCTCCGGAACAGCAGGCCTTGTATTTGCCGCAGATGGCTTCGTGCTCTTTGCTTGGTGCCTTCGGGCTGACGGAACCGGCTCACGGTTCGGACTCAATTGCTTTGGAGACCACCGCGGTGCGCGACGGCGATGAATGGGTGCTTAATGGCGAGAAGAAGTGGATCGGCAACGGCGCTTCCGGCGGAATCACGATCATTTATGCGCGCATGGAGGACGGCAATGTTGGCGGTTTCATCGTCCCGCAGGACGCACCCGGCTACTCGGCTTCCGTTATCGAAGGCAAGCTGTCTCTTCGTGCTATCCACCAGGCACACATTACGTTGACCGACTGCCGCATCCCCGCCGCCAACCAACTGCCGGGCTGCCGCAGCTTCAAGGATGTGTCTCGCGTTCTCACCGCTACCCGCATTGGTGTGTCCTGGATGGCGCTGGGCTCCGCGGTGGCCTGCTACGAGATTGCCCGCTCGTATGTGCTGGAGCGCGTGCAGTTTGGTCGCGAGCTGGCGAAAGCGCAGATTATTCAGCAGCGCTTGGCCAATATGGTGCTTGACTTGAGCCAAATGATGCTGACCTGCCGTGAGGTCTCTTTGCGCGAAACCGCGGGGACCTTGGCCCCGGAGCAGGCCTCGGCGGCGAAGCTCCACAACACCCGCGCTGCTCGTCGAATTGCCGCTGATGCCCGCGACATGCTCGGCGGAGTCGGCATCCTGCTAGAAAACGACATCGCGCGCCACTTCGCCGACATCGAGGCCATGCACACCTACGAAGGAACCGATACCGTGCAATCCCTGATTATGGGCAAGAAGATTACCGGTTTCTCGGCCTACAAGTAGCGTTTCGAAGTGGCCCCATATTCCACCGTGCCCATCTTTTCCCACTATCGCGGTCATTCTAGGTTCGAGTCCTGGTGGGGAGGCCTCTGTTGGAACCGTCGTGAGCGGTCGAAGATGGTTCTGCTCAGAAGGCATTAGTGAGAAGGTTTGTTTGGGGGCAAACGAACCTTCTTTGTGCTGTTAGAAGGTTTACTTGGGTGCAAACGGGCCTTTTGACTAGAGACTTCTGAGTGAAGCCTTGTGAGTGGAACCTTGTGGATTACTTTGTTGAAGGATCAGCCAATTCGATGGATGAGTTGTAGTTATCCACAGACGGGGAATCGACCGTAGCTTTTGAGGGCTGGAAGCCATGATGATGGAAGCATGATTGACGATTCACACCTCATTTACCTACGACCCCTTTCGAACAACCACCCTGTGTGGAAACAACTTGCTTCAGGTGAACTTATTCGCCTCACCTCGCGTTACGCGATAAACAGCGAGTACTATTCAGCTCTTCCTTACTACCAACGCCATCTCTTTGACATCGTTGCCTTCGGGCGTAGCGCTCATCGGTCAGTTCTCGTGGAAAGATCTGCGGCCAAACTGTTGGGCTTGTGGACGCTGTCGTCTCGGGACGCACAGGTTGTTCTAGCACGGCAATCCAAAACAGTCCCGCCGCGACGGCAATGGGATAGCAAGGTGATGTACCGAAAAATGTGGCTGCCAACCTCAGACATTATGGAGCGCTTCGGGCTTCGGTGCACGTCGGTTGCGCGCACCTGCATCGACGTCGCACGGCTTGCGACGTTTGAGGAAGGGCTGATGGCTGTCGACTCCGCTTTGCGCAAACGACTCGTTAGCATTGACGATTTACGGTCAATGATCACGGCAATGGGCCGTGTAAAAGGTGCTGCTCAGGCTAGGAAAGTGGTTATGCATGCTACCGCCCTCGCCGAATCT contains:
- a CDS encoding ABC transporter ATP-binding protein; this translates as MAKVTFENVGITYPRAENPTVKDLNLEIADGEFLVLVGPSGCGKSTTLRALAGLEPVSSGRILIDGKDVTGLEPGDRDIAMVFQNYALYPHLTVAQNMGFALKLAKMPKAEIKAKVEEAAKTLGLTEYLQRKPKDLSGGQRQRVAMGRAIVREPKAFLMDEPLSNLDAKLRVQTRAELASLQQRLGTTTVYVTHDQVEAMTMGDRVAVLKDGVLQQVAPPRELYDAPANEFVAGFIGSPAMNIFDYNGGRVGVRPEKMFINKGPIGFQGTVEFVEELGSESFVYVMVGEQRFVARASDNVPQRGENVVLTFNPREAHRFDPETGQRIEA
- a CDS encoding biotin--[acetyl-CoA-carboxylase] ligase, with the protein product MTALDMDRIREALSEDFAVIDYTESTGSTNTDLMQAGKVADGTVLLANEQVAGKGRLGRQWVSPAGSQLIFSVLILPDSLDHLGTLPLAAGLAVTDSVEGAVLKWPNDVHIDGKKLCGILAEAGPVGEAFKSAPKTEVSKAEINKAEINKAEINKAEINKAEINKAEINKAEVSKAEIAPKTQSANPPSARVVVGMGINVTLTREELPIEAATSLALEGLETDRTQLAITVLKNLRRRITQWEQQDPQLLADYRKVCSSIGQEVRLEAPAGDVIGTVEGVADDGRINVGGEYYSAGDVIHLRPADN
- the budA gene encoding acetolactate decarboxylase, coding for MIVRHTIFQNSLMTALLDGIYDGEMTIGELLGKGNFGIGTFDALDGEMIILDGVCYQLRGDGTATVADLDQGTPFAVATNFVPRIKVAAPKGLKREELSAFIDEVEPSANYMYAVRITGRFSNVVTRTVVKQSKPYPPMAQAVGGDKELRFENVEGIIGGFRTPVFEKGISVPGCHVHFIDAARTSGGHVLDYTVDEATIELCPGTDLDLRLPLTHEFRSANLAPDDLDQQLHTTEIKD
- a CDS encoding 5-(carboxyamino)imidazole ribonucleotide synthase encodes the protein MPDDHGPKASIERVSEQHKPLVTVYGDGQLARMMQPAAAELDISLRVLASAPDKSAAQVIPDVVLGDYHDLDVLTAAAEGADAITFEHEHVPTEHVERLIADGLNVQPQPSALLYAQDKLFMREKLAELGAPVPRFAAIESVEDARDFAALVDGHVCLKARRGGYDGHGVWFPSAEELEPLVEELLAAGTPLMAEEKVSLTRELSVLVARRPSGEVKAWPVTESVQRDGICAGAFAPAPNLSAALAERAMQVGIKVATELGVTGVLAVELFAFATKQDAGCIIASASGAPGAVVEEDIAVNELAMRPHNTGHWTQDGCVTSQFEQHLRAVLDLPLGSTAPLAPVTVMANVLGAEEDPQMPMPQRVREVMERYPQAKIHLYGKDHQPGRKIGHVNVVGEDVEETRRIAHDAAHFLVHAQWA
- the purE gene encoding 5-(carboxyamino)imidazole ribonucleotide mutase, with product MEPLVGLIMGSDSDWPTVKPAAEVLAEFGVPFEVGVVSAHRTPEKMLAYAKSAHERGLKAIIACAGGAAHLPGMVAAATPLPVIGIPRALKDLDGLDSLLSIVQMPGGVPVATVSIGGAKNAGLLAVRILSAGDPALVEKMAAYQENMAAEVEKKDENLRSQLLGE
- a CDS encoding ribokinase; translated protein: MSMCVVGSINADLVVHTARHPQPGETLLGHGGTITAGGKGANQAVAAAQLGAQVSFVGAVGSDAYAAPAMHYLQASGVDLTHVEASEEVTGLAVITVDKQGENTIIVVPGANALVSDSFVTTHSSPITASELILLQGEIPPAGFAKAIELAKGRVVVNLAPVIEVEKEALLRADPLLANEHEAGLILEQLGLSGQGAPAELAQRLREAGFASVVLTLGARGALVAEGAELIDVPSPRVTAVDTTGAGDAFAGALCARLLDGDSLVDAARFAARVGAFTVTGSGAQASYPDLTSELPG
- a CDS encoding YdcF family protein codes for the protein MQFPLLVLGARVEGGEPGPLLRSRLDRAVVLARLLPEEPIIVTGFGEAEPMARYLIERGVNPERILLEPLATSTNENLERAHALCPEYTYFRVVTNDFHVLRTRMWAGHLGIRVHMHGVRTPRKDRWWNYLREVVATPHSLLRIVWRRVVARRRRT